In Flavobacterium sp. N1736, the following are encoded in one genomic region:
- a CDS encoding phosphoadenylyl-sulfate reductase, translated as MSAPIIESLLDITKDLSLDETLVFLAKEFPGKVTFSTSFGQEDQVITDFIAKSNQDITIFTLDTGRLFQETYDVFHKTLKKYKKQIEVYFPEATAVESLLKQKGPNSFYESVENRKECCFIRKVVPLRKALAGNSVWITGLRAEQSENRQDLNLFEYDGGFEIIKFNPLLKWTLEEVETYLSENNVPQNALHKQGFVSIGCAPCTRAIFPGEDIRAGRWWWESSHKECGLHSAKKE; from the coding sequence ATGAGTGCACCAATTATAGAATCATTATTAGATATAACAAAAGATCTTTCGCTGGATGAAACATTAGTTTTTTTAGCAAAGGAATTTCCGGGAAAAGTAACTTTTTCTACTTCTTTTGGTCAGGAAGATCAGGTAATTACAGATTTTATTGCAAAAAGTAATCAGGACATTACCATTTTTACATTAGATACCGGAAGATTATTTCAGGAAACTTATGATGTTTTTCATAAAACATTAAAAAAGTACAAAAAACAAATAGAAGTTTATTTTCCAGAAGCAACAGCGGTAGAAAGTTTACTGAAACAAAAAGGCCCAAACAGTTTTTATGAATCGGTAGAAAATAGAAAAGAATGCTGTTTTATTCGAAAAGTAGTTCCGTTGAGAAAAGCTTTAGCAGGAAATTCAGTTTGGATAACAGGTTTAAGAGCAGAACAATCAGAAAACAGACAAGATTTAAATTTGTTTGAATACGACGGAGGTTTCGAAATCATCAAATTTAACCCGTTATTAAAATGGACTTTAGAAGAAGTTGAAACTTATCTTTCAGAAAACAATGTTCCTCAAAATGCTTTGCACAAACAAGGTTTCGTAAGTATAGGATGTGCGCCATGTACAAGAGCAATTTTCCCAGGTGAAGATATAAGAGCCGGAAGATGGTGGTGGGAATCAAGTCATAAGGAATGTGGTTTGCATAGTGCTAAGAAAGAGTAG
- a CDS encoding RDD family protein codes for MSNSTYILDDKLLVSGGQRFLNYLLDNVFVLALIFLLAVFLAFFGTLLGFDGLISWMDNIGDLEGRILFVVFTIIYYTVTEGLFGRSLAKLITGTIVVDENGEKPDFGTILKRSLCRIIPFDGLSFLGSSGRGWHDTMSDTYVVNKKALDEEVKTFHEFKLIGVQEIEA; via the coding sequence ATGAGTAACTCTACTTACATTCTTGATGACAAATTATTAGTTTCAGGCGGACAAAGATTTCTTAATTATCTTTTGGATAATGTTTTTGTTTTAGCGTTAATCTTTCTTTTAGCTGTTTTTTTAGCATTTTTCGGAACTCTTTTAGGATTCGATGGATTAATTAGCTGGATGGATAACATTGGTGATTTAGAAGGAAGAATTCTTTTTGTTGTTTTTACAATCATTTATTACACCGTTACCGAAGGTTTGTTCGGAAGATCTTTGGCGAAGCTAATTACAGGTACAATTGTAGTGGATGAAAATGGTGAAAAACCTGATTTTGGAACTATTCTTAAAAGAAGCTTATGCAGAATAATTCCTTTTGATGGACTTTCGTTTTTAGGAAGTTCAGGAAGAGGCTGGCATGATACAATGTCTGATACTTATGTAGTGAATAAAAAAGCTTTAGATGAAGAAGTGAAAACATTTCATGAATTTAAACTAATTGGTGTTCAGGAGATAGAAGCGTAA
- a CDS encoding OsmC family protein — MKVTLNRVNDAFHFKLKNERGHVVDVDSRAEFGGSDLGASPMELVLMGVAGCSAIDMISILKKQRQEITSFNAEVEGERVQVDEAKPFKEINVVFYLEGDINPEKAQRAAQLSFEKYCSVAKTVEPTATIKYKVVLNNEAL; from the coding sequence ATGAAAGTAACCTTAAACAGAGTAAACGACGCTTTTCATTTTAAACTTAAAAATGAACGCGGACATGTAGTCGATGTTGATAGCAGAGCCGAATTTGGCGGAAGCGATTTAGGTGCAAGTCCAATGGAATTAGTATTAATGGGCGTTGCGGGATGCAGTGCAATTGATATGATTTCGATTTTGAAAAAGCAACGTCAGGAAATAACATCATTTAATGCTGAGGTAGAAGGCGAGCGCGTACAAGTTGACGAAGCAAAACCTTTTAAAGAAATCAATGTCGTTTTTTATTTAGAAGGCGATATTAATCCTGAAAAAGCACAACGCGCAGCACAGCTTTCTTTCGAGAAATATTGCTCAGTTGCCAAAACGGTTGAACCAACAGCAACCATCAAATACAAAGTTGTATTGAATAACGAAGCGTTATAA
- the cysD gene encoding sulfate adenylyltransferase subunit CysD, translating into MSSVLKTNALESEAIYIFREVISQFDKPVLLFSGGKDSITLVRLAQKAFFPAKIPFPLLHVDTGHNFPETIAFRDKLVEELGLELIVRNVQDAIDEGKVVEETGKYSSRNSLQTITLLDAIEEFKFDACIGGARRDEEKARAKERIFSVRDDFGQWDEKNQRPELFDILNGKIENGQNVRVFPISNWTELDVWSYIEKEHIEIPSIYFSHKRKVFLRDGLIWSHSPYVYQEEDEQIEERIVRFRTVGDMSCTAAVESYAATIQEVVGEIRTSTISERGARIDDKRSEAAMEKRKQQGYF; encoded by the coding sequence ATGAGTTCAGTATTAAAAACAAACGCTTTAGAGAGTGAAGCGATATACATTTTCAGAGAAGTAATTTCGCAATTTGACAAACCTGTTTTACTTTTTTCTGGAGGAAAAGATTCTATAACATTAGTGCGTTTAGCGCAAAAAGCATTTTTTCCTGCTAAGATTCCGTTTCCTCTTTTGCATGTTGATACGGGACATAATTTTCCTGAAACAATTGCTTTCAGAGATAAATTGGTTGAGGAACTAGGATTAGAATTAATCGTTCGTAATGTTCAGGATGCTATTGATGAAGGAAAAGTAGTTGAAGAAACTGGAAAATATTCCAGTAGAAACAGCTTGCAAACGATCACACTTTTAGATGCAATTGAAGAATTTAAGTTTGATGCTTGTATTGGTGGAGCGCGTCGTGATGAAGAAAAAGCAAGAGCAAAGGAACGTATTTTTTCAGTTCGTGATGACTTTGGTCAATGGGATGAAAAAAATCAACGTCCGGAGTTATTTGATATTTTGAACGGAAAAATAGAGAATGGTCAAAACGTTCGTGTTTTTCCAATTTCAAACTGGACAGAATTAGATGTTTGGAGTTATATCGAAAAAGAACACATCGAAATTCCGTCAATCTATTTTTCACATAAAAGAAAAGTTTTTTTGAGAGACGGTTTAATCTGGTCACATTCTCCTTATGTGTATCAGGAAGAAGACGAACAAATCGAAGAAAGGATTGTTCGTTTCAGAACCGTTGGAGATATGAGTTGTACCGCTGCTGTTGAATCGTATGCAGCAACAATCCAGGAAGTTGTTGGAGAAATCAGAACTTCAACTATTTCAGAAAGAGGAGCCAGAATTGATGACAAACGCTCCGAAGCTGCAATGGAAAAGAGAAAGCAACAAGGGTATTTTTAA
- the thrA gene encoding bifunctional aspartate kinase/homoserine dehydrogenase I encodes MKILKFGGKSLSNGEGLNKVVSIISDKVNQGENIAVVVSARGNATDELEYILKIAAKNGNYKPLFENFKIYQVSDYPQVDLSEEFTILEKLFEGVSLIGDYSNKIKDQILSKGELLSAKLLTAILKEKGIPANFVDSRELLKTDSKFGDAQPLEQLSKKNVINYFKEHNGSTVNIVTGFIGSNNNNDTTTLGRNGSNYTASLIANYLNAEELQNFTHVDGIYTANPDLVADAKKIEFLSFNEANELANFGATILHAKTIIPLLEKNIPLRILNTFNHENRGTLITSDSTKEGIKTLSVLENVSLVNLEGRGLLGKAGVDARIFKVMGDHNISVSIISQGSSERGIGLVVATDKATLAMVELEKEFENDFYSKDVNQITVTDNVSVISIIGQDLSTFHKPYTALIKNKIIPILFNNTVTGKNVSLVVKKSELNKALNVIHGEIFGVSKKINIAIIGHGLVGGTLINQILESAAAIEKRKDVRLNVFAIANSKKLLLNKNGVNSNWKTEIEKEGLPYTIQDIIAYANQHHLENLIAIDNTASASFVENYIPLVESSFDLISSNKVANTLSYGFYKELRKALTENQKNYLYETNVGAGLPLIDTIKLLHLSGENITKIKGVFSGTLSYLFNNFSAKDVPFSEILKEAIDNGYTEPDPREDLCGNDVGRKLLILARELDLQNEFEEISIQNLIPEHLREGNVSDFLTKLKEFDPIYEKIKADQKPNHVLRYIGELSGDLQNDKGNLEVKLVSVPSDTALGGLKGSDSFFEIYTESYGDRPIVIQGAGAGSAVTARGVFGDILRLSDKE; translated from the coding sequence ATGAAAATATTAAAATTTGGAGGTAAATCATTATCAAACGGAGAAGGACTTAATAAAGTTGTCTCAATTATTTCAGATAAAGTAAATCAGGGCGAAAACATTGCCGTTGTAGTTTCGGCTCGCGGAAACGCTACAGATGAATTAGAATACATTTTAAAAATTGCCGCCAAAAACGGAAATTACAAACCCTTATTTGAAAACTTTAAAATCTATCAGGTTTCTGATTATCCACAAGTTGATTTATCCGAAGAATTTACCATTCTGGAAAAACTTTTTGAAGGCGTAAGCCTAATTGGCGATTACAGCAACAAAATTAAAGATCAGATTTTATCTAAAGGCGAATTGCTTTCGGCTAAATTATTGACCGCTATTTTGAAAGAAAAAGGAATTCCGGCAAATTTTGTTGATTCAAGAGAATTACTAAAAACCGATTCTAAATTTGGTGATGCACAGCCTTTAGAACAACTTTCGAAGAAAAACGTAATCAATTATTTTAAAGAACATAACGGTTCTACAGTAAATATTGTAACCGGTTTTATTGGTTCAAACAACAATAACGACACGACAACTTTAGGCAGAAACGGCAGTAATTATACCGCTTCGTTAATTGCGAATTACCTGAATGCCGAAGAATTACAAAACTTTACGCATGTTGACGGAATTTATACAGCAAATCCTGATTTGGTTGCCGATGCTAAAAAAATCGAATTTCTTTCGTTTAACGAAGCAAACGAATTAGCCAATTTTGGAGCAACAATTCTGCATGCAAAAACGATTATTCCTTTATTGGAAAAAAATATTCCGCTTCGTATTTTAAACACATTCAATCACGAAAATCGCGGTACATTAATTACTTCTGATTCTACAAAAGAAGGAATTAAAACACTTTCTGTTTTAGAAAATGTGTCTCTGGTAAATCTTGAAGGCCGCGGATTACTTGGAAAAGCCGGTGTCGATGCCCGAATTTTTAAAGTAATGGGCGATCATAATATCAGTGTAAGCATTATTTCGCAAGGTTCTTCAGAAAGAGGAATTGGACTTGTTGTAGCAACAGATAAAGCTACATTAGCAATGGTTGAATTAGAAAAAGAGTTCGAAAACGACTTTTATTCTAAAGATGTAAACCAGATTACAGTAACAGATAATGTATCAGTAATTTCGATTATTGGTCAGGATTTAAGTACTTTCCACAAACCATACACCGCATTAATTAAAAATAAAATTATTCCAATATTGTTTAACAATACCGTTACGGGTAAAAACGTGAGTTTGGTTGTTAAAAAATCGGAGCTTAATAAAGCTTTAAACGTAATTCACGGAGAGATTTTTGGAGTTTCTAAAAAAATCAATATTGCTATTATTGGTCACGGTTTAGTGGGCGGAACTTTAATCAATCAAATTTTAGAATCGGCTGCAGCCATCGAAAAAAGAAAAGATGTTCGCCTGAATGTTTTTGCAATTGCCAATTCTAAAAAGTTACTTTTAAATAAAAATGGCGTAAATTCAAACTGGAAAACAGAAATTGAAAAAGAAGGACTTCCTTATACCATTCAGGATATTATAGCCTATGCAAATCAGCATCATTTAGAGAACTTAATTGCGATTGATAATACGGCAAGTGCTTCATTCGTAGAAAATTATATTCCGTTGGTAGAAAGCAGTTTCGATTTGATTTCTTCTAATAAAGTAGCCAATACACTGAGTTATGGTTTTTATAAGGAATTGAGGAAAGCTTTGACAGAAAACCAAAAGAATTATTTGTATGAAACCAATGTTGGAGCCGGTTTACCATTAATTGATACGATAAAATTATTGCATCTTTCGGGTGAAAATATCACAAAAATAAAAGGAGTTTTCTCTGGAACTTTGAGCTATTTATTTAATAATTTCTCTGCAAAAGATGTTCCGTTTAGTGAGATTTTGAAAGAAGCAATTGATAACGGATACACAGAACCGGATCCGCGTGAGGATTTATGCGGAAATGACGTGGGAAGAAAATTATTGATTTTAGCCAGAGAACTTGATTTGCAAAATGAGTTTGAAGAAATCTCAATTCAGAATTTAATTCCGGAACATTTACGTGAAGGAAATGTTTCAGATTTCTTAACGAAACTAAAAGAATTCGATCCAATTTATGAGAAAATAAAAGCCGATCAAAAGCCAAATCACGTATTACGATATATTGGTGAATTGTCTGGAGATTTGCAAAATGACAAAGGAAATCTTGAAGTAAAATTAGTTTCTGTTCCTTCAGACACTGCTCTTGGCGGATTGAAAGGTTCAGATTCTTTCTTCGAAATTTATACAGAATCTTACGGAGATCGTCCAATTGTAATTCAGGGAGCCGGTGCAGGTTCTGCTGTAACTGCGAGAGGAGTATTTGGAGATATTTTAAGATTGTCAGATAAAGAGTAA
- a CDS encoding RrF2 family transcriptional regulator, with amino-acid sequence MLSKKTKYGIKALTYLARRENNDPVQIAEIAKSEHISIKFLESILLLLRNSGFLGAKKGKGGGYYLIKDPKDISMAKVYRILEGPIALLPCASHNFYERCDDCDDESTCAARRLMTEVRDNTLKILESNSLADIAF; translated from the coding sequence GTGCTTTCAAAGAAAACAAAATACGGAATTAAAGCTCTTACCTATTTAGCCAGACGTGAAAATAACGATCCTGTACAAATTGCTGAAATTGCCAAAAGCGAACATATTTCGATTAAATTTTTGGAAAGTATTTTATTATTACTCAGAAATTCCGGGTTTCTTGGTGCTAAAAAAGGAAAAGGCGGAGGTTATTACCTAATAAAAGATCCAAAAGATATCAGCATGGCCAAAGTATATCGTATTCTCGAAGGTCCAATTGCATTGCTGCCTTGCGCGAGTCATAATTTTTATGAAAGATGCGATGATTGCGATGATGAATCTACCTGCGCAGCAAGACGTTTAATGACAGAAGTTCGTGATAATACACTTAAAATATTAGAAAGTAATTCATTGGCAGATATTGCATTTTAG
- a CDS encoding sulfite exporter TauE/SafE family protein, giving the protein MDFQIGLVVAGLVVGFVVGLTGVGGGSLMTPILLWFGIPPTTAVGTDLLYAAFTKMGGVFVHHRKGNINWSITGWLTLGSVPAALATLWILNSIKTDISTINAVIKYSLGWALLFTSVAILFKKRLLIYSQKHAGDKFHSESHTQNMLTIGIGVLLGATVTLTSIGAGALGTVTLFFLYPLLPTPRLVGTEIAHAVPLTLVAGIGHASMGNLDLVLLGQLLMGSLPGIFIGSMLSGKVPDLFLRNAIAVMLFIAGYKLIF; this is encoded by the coding sequence ATGGATTTTCAGATTGGTCTTGTAGTTGCGGGTTTAGTAGTTGGTTTTGTGGTTGGTTTAACAGGCGTTGGCGGCGGTTCTTTAATGACTCCTATTTTATTGTGGTTTGGCATCCCTCCAACAACAGCAGTTGGTACTGATTTATTATATGCAGCTTTTACCAAAATGGGAGGCGTATTTGTACATCATAGAAAAGGCAATATAAACTGGTCTATTACCGGTTGGCTAACTTTAGGCAGCGTTCCGGCAGCTTTAGCTACTTTATGGATTTTAAATAGTATTAAAACAGATATCTCTACAATAAATGCTGTAATAAAATACAGTTTGGGCTGGGCATTACTTTTTACATCTGTAGCTATTTTGTTTAAGAAAAGATTACTGATATATTCTCAAAAACATGCCGGAGATAAATTTCATAGCGAGAGTCACACACAAAACATGTTAACTATCGGAATTGGAGTTTTGTTAGGCGCAACAGTAACTTTAACTTCTATTGGTGCCGGAGCTTTAGGCACGGTTACTTTGTTTTTTCTTTATCCGCTTTTACCAACGCCTCGTTTGGTTGGAACTGAAATTGCACACGCTGTTCCGTTAACTCTTGTTGCCGGAATTGGACATGCGTCTATGGGAAATCTGGATTTAGTTTTGTTAGGTCAATTATTAATGGGATCACTTCCGGGAATTTTTATAGGAAGTATGTTAAGTGGAAAAGTACCCGATTTATTTCTGAGAAACGCCATTGCTGTAATGCTTTTTATTGCCGGATATAAATTGATTTTTTAA
- a CDS encoding trans-sulfuration enzyme family protein, which translates to MNEQEFGFETQAIRTHLEKTQFQEHSTPLYLSSSFVFEDAEDMRASFTEEKVRNIYSRFSNPNTTEFVDKVCAMEGAEAGYAFATGMAAIYSTFAALLDSGDHIVSAGSVFGSTHALFMTYFPKWNIETTYFDINKPETIESFIKPNTKILYAETPTNPGVDVVDLELLGQIAKKHNLILIIDNCFATPYIQQPIKYGAHLVIHSATKLIDGQGRVLGGVAVGEAELIRKIYLFSRNTGPAMSPFNAWVLSKSLETLAVRVDKHCENALKVAEFLENHPNVESVKYPFLKSHPKYEIAKKQMLLGGNIIAIEIKGGIEAGRKFLDKIKLCSLSANIGDVKTIVTHPASTTHSKLSAEEKLAVGITEGLVRVSVGLETVKDIIADLDQALS; encoded by the coding sequence ATGAACGAACAAGAATTTGGTTTTGAAACACAAGCCATACGCACACATCTGGAAAAAACACAATTTCAGGAACATTCAACTCCATTGTATTTATCATCAAGTTTTGTATTTGAAGACGCAGAAGATATGAGAGCGTCTTTTACAGAAGAAAAAGTACGCAACATTTATTCTCGTTTTAGCAACCCAAATACAACTGAGTTTGTAGATAAGGTTTGTGCTATGGAAGGTGCCGAAGCAGGTTATGCATTTGCAACCGGAATGGCTGCTATATATTCTACTTTTGCCGCATTACTGGATTCAGGCGATCATATTGTGTCTGCCGGAAGCGTTTTTGGATCTACTCACGCGTTGTTTATGACGTATTTTCCAAAATGGAATATTGAAACAACTTATTTTGATATCAATAAACCGGAAACAATAGAAAGTTTTATCAAACCAAACACAAAAATTTTATACGCAGAAACACCAACAAATCCTGGTGTTGATGTTGTTGATTTAGAATTGTTGGGTCAAATTGCAAAAAAGCACAATTTGATATTAATAATAGACAATTGTTTCGCTACGCCATACATACAGCAGCCTATTAAATATGGTGCACATTTGGTAATTCATTCAGCAACAAAATTAATTGACGGTCAAGGGCGTGTTTTAGGAGGAGTTGCAGTTGGAGAAGCTGAATTAATTCGTAAAATATATTTGTTTTCAAGAAATACCGGACCGGCAATGTCACCATTTAATGCATGGGTTTTGTCAAAAAGTTTAGAAACTCTGGCTGTTCGTGTTGATAAACATTGTGAAAATGCATTAAAAGTGGCTGAGTTTTTAGAAAATCATCCTAATGTAGAAAGCGTGAAATATCCGTTTTTAAAATCGCATCCAAAATATGAGATCGCCAAAAAACAAATGCTTTTAGGAGGAAATATTATTGCAATTGAAATTAAAGGCGGTATAGAAGCAGGAAGAAAATTTTTGGATAAAATTAAATTGTGCTCACTTTCTGCAAATATTGGAGACGTAAAAACTATTGTAACGCATCCTGCATCAACAACACATAGTAAATTGTCTGCTGAAGAAAAACTTGCAGTTGGAATTACCGAAGGTTTAGTACGTGTTTCTGTAGGTTTAGAGACTGTAAAAGATATTATCGCTGATTTAGATCAGGCGCTTTCTTAA
- a CDS encoding sulfite exporter TauE/SafE family protein, which produces MERELKINSVDVKSDTSIKEKLWVIIPVVLLIGLLSTLIYNHYAEFSWNGFVSGFNQEFLVFFLIGIFAQLVDGTLGMGYGATSTSFLLAYGVPPVVSSTAVHVSEMFTTGASALSHHRFGNINKKLVKHLLIPGVLGSITGAYLLADVINGDIIKPFIAVYMIILAVIIIKKALKKTIIKKKTKKLSFLAVFGGFMDSVGGGGWGPIVTSTLLGRGRNPRYTIGSVNAAEFAISFASGITFMLFGGIHGWQVIIGLILGGVIAAPLGAYLVNKIKRKPMMIAVGILIILLSLKTLSKLL; this is translated from the coding sequence ATGGAAAGAGAGCTGAAAATAAATAGCGTTGATGTTAAGTCTGACACGTCGATAAAAGAAAAATTATGGGTTATAATACCTGTTGTTTTACTTATTGGATTGTTAAGTACTTTAATCTACAATCATTATGCTGAATTTTCGTGGAATGGTTTTGTTTCGGGATTTAATCAGGAATTTTTAGTTTTTTTCTTAATTGGAATTTTTGCTCAGTTAGTAGACGGAACTTTAGGAATGGGTTATGGAGCAACTTCAACGTCATTTTTATTGGCTTATGGAGTTCCCCCGGTTGTAAGCAGTACAGCAGTTCACGTATCTGAAATGTTTACAACAGGAGCATCGGCACTTTCTCATCACCGCTTTGGGAATATCAATAAAAAACTGGTAAAACATTTGTTGATTCCAGGGGTTTTAGGTTCGATAACGGGCGCTTATTTATTGGCAGATGTTATTAATGGAGATATTATCAAGCCATTTATAGCAGTTTACATGATTATTTTGGCGGTTATTATTATCAAAAAAGCGCTGAAAAAAACAATTATAAAAAAGAAAACTAAAAAACTAAGCTTTTTGGCTGTTTTTGGAGGATTTATGGATTCAGTTGGTGGCGGTGGCTGGGGTCCAATTGTGACTTCAACATTGTTAGGAAGAGGAAGAAATCCGAGATATACAATTGGTTCTGTTAATGCAGCCGAGTTTGCGATTTCATTTGCAAGTGGAATCACTTTTATGCTTTTTGGAGGAATTCACGGTTGGCAGGTTATTATAGGTTTGATTTTAGGAGGCGTAATTGCCGCGCCACTTGGAGCTTATCTGGTAAATAAAATCAAAAGAAAACCAATGATGATTGCAGTTGGAATTTTAATTATATTATTGAGTTTAAAAACATTATCTAAATTATTGTAA